GCTCTGAGACTTTActggtctacgtggtcgctcgtcgccacagtttggtgacctcGGAAGTGATACTGCAatacgctcctgtggtagagacgaccatggaccagaccaaCGCTAAGAGAGCTCAAGGCCAAAACCCTTTCGAGGAACgcggtgagccctcctgttcggccatcgccgtccgcctcccacagtactgggaccagcatccctcagcgtggtttcttcaggccgaatcgcaatttcaagtcgctggtatccgctctcaagccTCAAAGCTTCATTACGCCGTTGCAGTGCTCTCGCCCGCCGCTATTGAcgaagtagcagatttgttgaacaccccattgtctaccgccgcctatgaagatctcaaggcagccctgctacagcgcacagcagcttcacagcgttctcGCATCCATCCGTttctgtccgctgaagaactcggcgaccaacgccctagtcaacttcttcgccgaatGAAGCAGCTGCTCGGAGACAACGCGAGATCTATCGACGACACGCTGTTgcgcgaattgtttttgcaacgactcccggctaacgtgcacatggtcctggcgacagcctctaccatggatcttaccggacttgccactttggccgacaaagtcatggaagtagccaccccaaccatcgcagccacgacattgtctccgggtgacaatacaaccgccctgcAAGCCTTT
The DNA window shown above is from Dermacentor silvarum isolate Dsil-2018 chromosome 1, BIME_Dsil_1.4, whole genome shotgun sequence and carries:
- the LOC119455671 gene encoding uncharacterized protein LOC119455671, whose product is MDQTNAKRAQGQNPFEERGEPSCSAIAVRLPQYWDQHPSAWFLQAESQFQVAGIRSQASKLHYAVAVLSPAAIDEVADLLNTPLSTAAYEDLKAALLQRTAASQRSRIHPFLSAEELGDQRPSQLLRRMKQLLGDNARSIDDTLLRELFLQRLPANVHMVLATASTMDLTGLATLADKVMEVATPTIAATTLSPGDNTTALQAFPCSSAVQSALESLCERLERIICGAEHRRTSSRRPRSLSYSK